Below is a window of Flavobacterium sp. CFS9 DNA.
ATGATTTAAATTTTTTCAAAAAATTCAACTGATTTAAAACAGATGCCAAAGAGCAGGGCACCCAGTGCAAGTAAAAGAAAGGTGATTAACATAGATTATTGGATTATTAGATTGTTGGATTATTAGATTTGTTATTTGTGAAATGTTAGTTGCGAGTATGATTTCATTTTATATTTCACCTTCTACATTTTACATCTCACCTTTTACAATTTACATTTTACTGAAATCAGACTCCTGAAGTATTAATTTGTCTGATATATTCTGCTTTAAGCGTTTGCGGAAAAAGATGTGAGATATTGCAGTGACGCATTTCCATAAAAGAAGAAACAGAGAAAACATACACATTTGAAATGGCGTTTTTAGTTTCTATACTTCCGGTGATGAATAGGCGTTCAGCAAGAGCCAGACATTTTTTTGCCCGAACAATATTGCCGGATATGATTGATTTTTTAGTGATTTCAGCAAAGCGTTCTGCTTGTTTGTAGATTGAAGTGACTTGATTTTTCATCAGAATGAATTTTTGTGTTCTTCCCTCTTATGCCAAAAGTCAGACCTAAATTGTAAAATAAGAGGTAAGGCGTTGCTGATAAACGAATTGCAGGTTTGTGCCAAAAAACGGGCATAAAAAAAGCCTATCAAAATGATAAGCTTTTATTGAAATGATAAGGTAGTTTTAAGTTGCTTGTGAATTGTGAGATGTAAAATGTAGAAGGTAAAATGTAAAAAGTAAAAAGTCAGAATTTCACATTTCACATCTGACATCTCACAAATTACATTTCACAAATTACAAATTAATGGATCCCATACTCGTCTAATTTTCGGTACAAAGTTGCAATGCCAATTTCGAGTAAACGGGCAGTTTCTGCCTTATTGCCTTTCGTATAATTTAAAACCTTCTGAATGTGCAGTTTTTCAATACTCTGCATCGAAAAGGCCGACATTTGTTTAGCATTTTTCTCTGTTTCCTGCTGCATTTCGTAAGGTAAAACATCTGAAGTAAGGGTGTCGTCACTGCTTAGAATAACCGACCTTTCGATAATGTTTTTAAGTTCACGAATATTTCCCGGCCAGGAATAATGTTCTAATTTTTGGATAAAATCATCACTTATTTGTAGTGTCTTTTTATTTGTTTTCTCAGAGAATTGTTTAACAAAAGTATGTGTTAAAAGCGCGATGTCTTTTACCCTTTCGCGCAAAGGTGGAAGTGTAATCTCAAAAATATTCAGACGGAAATACAAATCTGAACGAAAACGGTGTTCTTCGCTTTCTACTTTTAAATCTCTGTTTGTTGCGGCAATCAGTCTGAAATTTGATTTTTTTGGTGTGGTCTCTCCAAGCGGAATGTACTCGCTGGTTTCTAAAACACGCAATAATTTGGCTTGTAGTTCAATAGGCATTTCCCCAATCTCATCCAGAAATAAAGTGCCGCCATTGGCCTCCTCAATAAAACCTTTTTTATCTTTTAAAGCTCCGGTAAAAGCACCTTGTTTATGTCCGAAGAGTTCACTTTCCAAAATTTCTTTACCGAAAGTACTGCAGTTTAGAGCCACAAAAGATTTGCCTGCACGATTACTGTTTTCGTGGATTGCCTGTGCAAAAACCTCTTTCCCGGTACCGGTTTCTCCCGTTAGCAAAACAGTCGAGTCCGTTTTGGCTACTTTTTGGGCTAAATCGATAACCTGCTCAATGCCCTTTGATTTTCCTATGATGGTACTGAAAGAATATTTATCTCCAATACGTTTTTCAAGCTGTTTTACCTTTTTTTGCAAATGGACTTTTTCGACAGCTTTATAGAGTAGTGGAATAATTTTATCATTATCGTCACCCTTTACAATATAATCGAAAGCACCATTTTTCATGGCCTGAACACCATCCGGAATATTCCCGAAAGCGGTAAGTAAAATCACTTCGATTAAAGGAAAGCTGTTTTTTATATTTTGCAAAAAGTCAACGCCATTTCCGTCAGGTAATTTTACATCACATAAAACGACATCAATATCGGTTTGTTCAAGTTTTTTGAAACCCGATTTTAAATCTTTGGCTTCAATCACTTCAAATCCTTCCGATTTGATAATGCGGGCCAGAAGACTTCTTAGTTTTTCTTCGTCGTCTATAATTAAAATTTTATGTGTCATTTGGGGATATTGTTAAGGAGGGAAGTTAATTTCGAGATACAAATTTACTCTTTAAATCTTTTGACTTATGGATTACGAAATAAATTTCAGGAAAAAAAACTGAGGTATAAGTTCGGGTTTAAAAAAAAGAAAGCCTCCTGTTTTTTCCTGAATTTGTTCCAGCGGAGCAAAATGTTTATAGCAAATGTAGTTGCCCGACAGATTCTTAAAAATTGTATTTACCAGTGTTCTGTTCTTGCAAAAGAAATATTATAAATCTATTAACAACAGAAATCAAAAGGTATCCATGTAAATGAAGTAGTTTTGTATTCTAGCATTTTTTTATATGAAAAACCCAATTTCAGTCTCATTATTAGAGCTCGCTATCATCACTCAGGATAGCAATGCCAAAGAAACATTTCAAAAAACAAAAGAAATAGCACAATTAGCAGATAATTTAGGATACAAGCGATTCTGGCTTGCAGAACATCACAATATGGCTCATGTCGCCAGTTCGGCTACAGTGGTGTTAATTGGTTACATTGCCAGTCAGACTCAAAATATTCGGGTAGGTTCCGGCGGAATCATGCTGCCCAATCACTCTCCTTTAATAGTAGCGGAGCAATTCGGAACCTTAGAAATACTTTATCCGGGCAGAATTGATTTAGGTTTAGGAAGAGCACCCGGTACAGATCAGCCAACAGCCGAAGCCATTCGAAAAGATTTCTTTGAGCAGGCACAGCGGTTTCCGCAAAACGTAAGCAAACTTCAGGATTACTTTTCGATAGAAAATGCAACAGCAAAAGTGCGGGCATTTCCGGCCGAAGGAACAAATGTTCCTATCTGGATTTTAGGTTCAAGTATGGATAGTGCTGCCCTTGCTGCTGCTTACGGATTGCCTTATGCGTTTGCAGGACATTTTGCTCCAAGACAAATGATGCAGGCGTTTGAATTCTATCGTGAAAATTTCCAGCCATCAGATACATTGGATAAACCCAAAACGATGGCATGCGTCAATATCGTTGCTGCAGATACCAATGAAGAAGCCGAAAGATTGTCTACAAGTTTGTATCAAATGTTTTTAAACTTAATTCGAAACGATCGCAAAGGACTGCAACCACCTGTAGATTCTCTTGATGCTATTATGAGTGAAGAAGAACGCTTTCATGTCAACCAAATGACGGCCTGTACTTTTACAGGGGATAAAATACAGTTGGAGACAGACCTTAAAAAGTTTATCAATTATGCACAGATCGACGAGTTAATGATCACCAGTCCGATATTCGATCGTCAGGCTAAACTTAAAAGTATTCAAATAACAAAAGAAGTTATCGATAGCCTAAATTAAGTGGCTACATATTATAGATACAACCCGACAGTTTTTCAGAACCTGTCGGGTTTGCTTTTACCTATTCTATGATATAAGAGTAGTTTTTGTCTAATAGAGACAAATGCTCGGCTGAGGTGAATGCCCGGCTGAGGTGAATGTCCGGCTGAGCGAAGTCGAAGCCTTCAGGTTTGTAATTTAAGTATTGGGGAGCTTTATCCCGCTATCCGTTTGTATCTTTTGTGTCGAACCCCGCCACAAAAGGATGCCCACTTCTATCGGGGCTAGGAGGTGAGGTTATGATAAAGAGTCAAACCCGACAGTTTTTCAGAACCTGTCGGGTTTACTATTTACAACAACAAAAAAAAGATTGTTTGTAAAAAACGCCAAACCAGCCATTTAAGAAAAACTTTAAAAATAAGTGTAGAAAAAGCTTGTAAAAGCGGATAAAGTGGCTACTTTTGCACCCGCAACAGCGATAAACGTTCACAGAAATACTGATAAGTAAAACGAATCAAAACGAAAATTTATTTTCAAAAAAGATTCCAAAAAGCTTGTGAGTAAAGAAAGAAAGTTTTAAGTTTGCACCCCGCAAAACATGGGAAGTTCATTGAAAAATTGGTAAGGAGAGAGGTTGAAAAGGAAAAGAAATTTTCTAAAAAAAACTTCAAAAATCTTTTGCCAGTTTGAAATAAGTTTTCTACTTTTGCACCCGCTTTGAGAAACAAGCGATGATAAGAAAAAAGAATACGTTCGTAGACATATTGAATTGACAGCCGTCCCGATTAATCGGGACAAAAGAATAAGAGTAATAGAGTCGTAAGATTCGAAAAGAACCGATAGATATTCGTCGCGATATAATATAAAAAATATACGATGAAGAGTTTGATCCTGGCTCAGGATGAACGCTAGCGGCAGGCTTAACACATGCAAGTCGAGGGGTATATGTCTTCGGATATAGAGACCGGCGCACGGGTGCGTAACGCGTATGCAATCTACCTTTTACAGAGGGATAGCCCAGAGAAATTTGGATTAATACCTCATAGTATAACACAATCGCATGATTGAGTTATTAAAGTCACAACGGTAAAAGATGAGCATGCGTCCCATTAGCTAGTTGGTAAGGTAACGGCTTACCAAGGCTACGATGGGTAGGGGTCCTGAGAGGGAGATCCCCCACACTGGTACTGAGACACGGACCAGACTCCTACGGGAGGCAGCAGTGAGGAATATTGGACAATGGGCGCAAGCCTGATCCAGCCATGCCGCGTGCAGGATGACGGTCCTATGGATTGTAAACTGCTTTTGTACGAGAAGAAACACCTCTACGTGTAGAGGCTTGACGGTATCGTAAGAATAAGGATCGGCTAACTCCGTGCCAGCAGCCGCGGTAATACGGAGGATCCAAGCGTTATCCGGAATCATTGGGTTTAAAGGGTCCGTAGGCGGTTTAGTAAGTCAGTGGTGAAAGCCCATCGCTCAACGGTGGAACGGCCATTGATACTGCTGAACTTGAATTATTAGGAAGTAACTAGAATATGTAGTGTAGCGGTGAAATGCTTAGAGATTACATGGAATACCAATTGCGAAGGCAGGTTACTACTAATGGATTGACGCTGATGGACGAAAGCGTGGGTAGCGAACAGGATTAGATACCCTGGTAGTCCACGCCGTAAACGATGGATACTAGCTGTTGGGAGCAATTTCAGTGGCTAAGCGAAAGTGATAAGTATCCCACCTGGGGAGTACGTTCGCAAGAATGAAACTCAAAGGAATTGACGGGGGCCCGCACAAGCGGTGGAGCATGTGGTTTAATTCGATGATACGCGAGGAACCTTACCAAGGCTTAAATGTAGTTTGACCGATTTGGAAACAGATCTTTCGCAAGACAAATTACAAGGTGCTGCATGGTTGTCGTCAGCTCGTGCCGTGAGGTGTCAGGTTAAGTCCTATAACGAGCGCAACCCCTGTTGTTAGTTGCCAGCGAGTAGTGTCGGGAACTCTAACAAGACTGCCAGTGCAAACTGTGAGGAAGGTGGGGATGACGTCAAATCATCACGGCCCTTACGCCTTGGGCTACACACGTGCTACAATGGCCGGTACAGAGAGCAGCCACTGTGTGAGCAGGAGCGAATCTATAAAGCCGGTCATAGTTCGGATCGGAGTCTGCAACTCGACTCCGTGAAGCTGGAATCGCTAGTAATCGGATATCAGCCATGATCCGGTGAATACGTTCCCGGGCCTTGTACACACCGCCCGTCAAGCCATGGAAGCTGGGGGTGCCTGAAGTCGGTGACCGCAAGGAGCTGCCTAGGGTAAAACTGGTAACTAGGGCTAAGTCGTAACAAGGTAGCCGTACCGGAAGGTGCGGCTGGAACACCTCCTTTCTAGAGCCTTAGTGTTAGTTTTCGGACACGCTAAGGAAAAAAGATGATTATTTATAGGATTCTGAATTGAAGATTGTATTACTCTTGCTGTTAATTTAAAAAATGAAAAAAGAATTAAGTAAAAACAGAGTCTCGTAGCTCAGCTGGTTAGAGTACTACACTGATAATGTAGGGGTCGGCAGTTCGAGTCTGCCCGGGACTACTTTTTTAAAGAGTTATAAGTTATGAATTATAAGTTATAAGTTTAAAAAGGCTGAAAAACTTGATTTAAAAGGAAATTTTAGAGGTTGAGTAACCGTTTTAAGTAGTGTTAACTGAAAACTGTTAACTGACAACTAAAAAATGGGGGATTAGCTCAGCTGGCTAGAGCGCCTGCCTTGCACGCAGGAGGTCAACGGTTCGACTCCGTTATTCTCCACAAGGCCTAAAGCTTTAA
It encodes the following:
- a CDS encoding sigma-54-dependent transcriptional regulator, yielding MTHKILIIDDEEKLRSLLARIIKSEGFEVIEAKDLKSGFKKLEQTDIDVVLCDVKLPDGNGVDFLQNIKNSFPLIEVILLTAFGNIPDGVQAMKNGAFDYIVKGDDNDKIIPLLYKAVEKVHLQKKVKQLEKRIGDKYSFSTIIGKSKGIEQVIDLAQKVAKTDSTVLLTGETGTGKEVFAQAIHENSNRAGKSFVALNCSTFGKEILESELFGHKQGAFTGALKDKKGFIEEANGGTLFLDEIGEMPIELQAKLLRVLETSEYIPLGETTPKKSNFRLIAATNRDLKVESEEHRFRSDLYFRLNIFEITLPPLRERVKDIALLTHTFVKQFSEKTNKKTLQISDDFIQKLEHYSWPGNIRELKNIIERSVILSSDDTLTSDVLPYEMQQETEKNAKQMSAFSMQSIEKLHIQKVLNYTKGNKAETARLLEIGIATLYRKLDEYGIH
- a CDS encoding LLM class flavin-dependent oxidoreductase codes for the protein MKNPISVSLLELAIITQDSNAKETFQKTKEIAQLADNLGYKRFWLAEHHNMAHVASSATVVLIGYIASQTQNIRVGSGGIMLPNHSPLIVAEQFGTLEILYPGRIDLGLGRAPGTDQPTAEAIRKDFFEQAQRFPQNVSKLQDYFSIENATAKVRAFPAEGTNVPIWILGSSMDSAALAAAYGLPYAFAGHFAPRQMMQAFEFYRENFQPSDTLDKPKTMACVNIVAADTNEEAERLSTSLYQMFLNLIRNDRKGLQPPVDSLDAIMSEEERFHVNQMTACTFTGDKIQLETDLKKFINYAQIDELMITSPIFDRQAKLKSIQITKEVIDSLN